CGAGTTTGACCAGACCAACTTCCTCTTTATCGAGATAGATGGATCGGTCCTTCTCAACGCTCAATATTTTTCTCTCCGTGGGTGTGATACTGTTTGTCGCAGCCCGGGGGAGTTTGATGTCCATTCCACGATAGAGGAGGGGGGCCGTAATCATAAAAACAATGAGAAGAACCAACATCACATCAACCAATGGAATGATATTGATCTCCGCCACCAGTTCACGATGTCGACTTGAGCTTGTGATCATCTCG
This Candidatus Manganitrophaceae bacterium DNA region includes the following protein-coding sequences:
- a CDS encoding biopolymer transporter ExbD, encoding MTSSSRHRELVAEINIIPLVDVMLVLLIVFMITAPLLYRGMDIKLPRAATNSITPTERKILSVEKDRSIYLDKEEVGLVKLEERLRALKGISPDVSLYLRADRDVPYGTVVQVMDLIKRAGISRLGIVTEPLPKEALPR